In Amycolatopsis jiangsuensis, the following proteins share a genomic window:
- a CDS encoding beta-N-acetylhexosaminidase: MKTLSRAVLGVAVLGLAAVAVPSSASAAPPATERQVTDIVPVPVEAKADPSASFRLTPGTVIRAGRGTGDVAAYLRELLKPATGYPLPVLPASAGLPAISLELGKADPRVGDEGYQLTVAKSGVRLRANTAAGLFEGVQSLRQLLPSEIESKTVRQRSWTIAGGTVLDYPRFGYRSAMLDVARHFFAPDQVKQYIDRIAQYKINTLHLHLSDDQGWRIEIKSWPRLATEGGKTAAYGDPGGYYTQAQYRDLVAYAASRHITVVPEIDMPGHTNAAQATYAELNCDGVAVPPRTDIEVGYSSLCIGSPTTYRFVEDVIRELAAITPGKYLHLGGDEAHSTSDADYRTFYEQVAPLAAKYGKLITGWHEIVKSEPPASAIPQYWDQGGPDADVTAAAERGNKFLMSPSNHAYLDMKYDASTPLGQDWAGLVEVRDAYDWDPADLVPGVGEQSVAGVEAPLWTETLRTADDLEYMAFPRLPGIAEIGWSPQASRSWDSYRARLAKQATRWEQQGIGFYRSPQVDWP; the protein is encoded by the coding sequence GTGAAGACGTTGTCCAGGGCTGTGCTCGGGGTGGCGGTGCTGGGGCTCGCCGCGGTCGCGGTGCCTTCGTCGGCCTCGGCGGCACCTCCCGCGACGGAGCGGCAGGTCACCGACATCGTGCCGGTCCCGGTGGAGGCGAAAGCCGATCCCAGCGCAAGTTTCCGGCTCACGCCGGGCACTGTGATCCGCGCCGGCCGCGGAACCGGCGACGTCGCCGCGTACCTGCGCGAGCTGCTGAAGCCCGCGACCGGCTACCCGCTGCCGGTGCTGCCCGCGAGCGCCGGGCTGCCGGCCATCTCACTCGAACTGGGCAAGGCCGACCCGCGCGTCGGCGACGAGGGATACCAGCTGACCGTCGCGAAGTCCGGTGTTCGCCTCCGGGCGAACACGGCGGCCGGGCTGTTCGAGGGTGTGCAGTCGCTGCGGCAGCTGCTTCCGTCGGAGATCGAGTCCAAGACGGTGCGGCAACGCAGCTGGACGATCGCCGGCGGTACCGTGCTCGACTACCCGCGCTTCGGCTACCGCAGCGCGATGCTCGACGTCGCGCGGCATTTCTTTGCGCCCGATCAGGTCAAGCAGTACATCGACCGGATCGCGCAGTACAAGATCAACACCCTGCATCTGCACCTGTCCGACGACCAGGGCTGGCGAATCGAGATCAAGAGCTGGCCGCGGCTGGCCACCGAGGGCGGGAAGACCGCGGCGTACGGCGATCCGGGCGGCTACTACACCCAGGCCCAGTACCGTGACCTCGTCGCCTACGCGGCGTCCCGGCACATCACGGTCGTGCCGGAGATCGACATGCCCGGCCACACGAACGCGGCACAGGCCACCTACGCGGAGCTCAACTGCGACGGCGTCGCCGTCCCGCCGCGCACCGACATCGAGGTCGGCTACAGCTCGCTGTGCATCGGCTCGCCGACCACCTACCGGTTCGTCGAGGACGTGATCAGGGAACTCGCCGCGATCACCCCCGGCAAGTACCTCCACCTCGGTGGCGACGAGGCACATTCCACTTCGGACGCGGACTACCGGACGTTCTACGAGCAGGTCGCCCCGCTCGCTGCCAAGTACGGCAAGCTGATCACCGGCTGGCACGAGATCGTGAAGAGCGAGCCGCCCGCGTCGGCCATCCCGCAGTACTGGGACCAGGGCGGGCCGGACGCCGACGTGACGGCCGCCGCCGAGCGCGGGAACAAGTTCCTGATGTCGCCGTCCAACCACGCCTACCTGGACATGAAGTACGACGCCTCGACACCGCTGGGCCAGGACTGGGCCGGGCTGGTCGAGGTGCGCGACGCCTACGACTGGGATCCGGCGGACCTGGTGCCCGGCGTCGGCGAGCAGTCGGTGGCCGGCGTCGAAGCTCCCCTGTGGACGGAAACCCTGCGTACCGCCGACGACCTCGAGTACATGGCCTTTCCGAGGCTGCCGGGGATCGCGGAGATCGGCTGGTCCCCGCAGGCTTCCCGCAGCTGGGACAGCTACCGCGCCCGGCTGGCGAAGCAGGCCACCCGATGGGAACAGCAGGGAATCGGCTTCTACCGGTCCCCTCAGGTCGACTGGCCTTGA
- a CDS encoding propionyl-CoA synthetase, which translates to MGAYAESYRRSLDDPEHFWLEASHAIDWTTPPTRALDSSREPFYRWFPDGELNTAHNALDRHADGGRGEQAALIWDSPVTGQRRRYTYRELRDEVATFAGALVSLGVTRGDRVILYLPMIPEAVVAMLACARIGAVHSVVFGGFAPKELAARIEDARPKLILAASCGVEPSRIVEYKPIIDAALAVTEHQPEHVVVYQREAAAAELSGTDLDWVDLVEGAEPVDPVPVRATDPLYILYTSGTTGKPKGVVRDAGGHAVALAWSMGAIYDVHAGDVWWTASDVGWVVGHSYIVYAPLLVGATTVLYEGKPVGTPDAGAFWRVISEHGVQALFTAPTALRAVKRVDPDAAELAKYDLSAFRTLFLAGERLDPETYRWAHDILGTPVVDHWWQTETGWPIAANLRGLEPMPAKPGSATKPVPGWDVRILGQSGEELPAGQEGAIALKLPLPPGSLTTLWGDDERYREAYLSRYPGYYLTGDSGHLDEDGYLFVMGRTDDVINVAGHRLSTGSMEAVLAAHPAVAECAVIGVADQLKGQVPRGFVVLKAGVDVTEEQLREELVAMVRRDIGPVAAFRDVSVVAALPKTRSGKILRKTMRGIADGRDEPVPSTIEDPGVLDTLRTVLRP; encoded by the coding sequence GTGGGCGCTTACGCGGAGAGCTACCGGCGCAGTCTGGACGATCCGGAGCACTTCTGGCTCGAGGCATCGCATGCGATCGACTGGACCACGCCGCCCACCAGGGCGCTGGATTCCTCCCGTGAGCCATTCTACCGCTGGTTTCCCGACGGGGAGCTGAACACCGCGCACAACGCGCTCGACCGGCACGCCGACGGCGGACGCGGGGAGCAGGCCGCGCTCATCTGGGATTCGCCGGTCACCGGGCAGCGGCGCCGCTACACCTACCGGGAGCTGCGGGACGAGGTGGCGACCTTCGCCGGCGCGCTCGTCTCCCTCGGGGTCACGCGCGGCGACCGGGTGATCCTGTACCTGCCGATGATTCCCGAAGCCGTGGTGGCGATGCTCGCCTGCGCGCGGATCGGCGCGGTGCACTCCGTGGTGTTCGGCGGCTTCGCGCCGAAGGAGCTGGCCGCGCGGATCGAGGACGCGCGTCCGAAGCTGATCCTCGCCGCATCTTGCGGGGTCGAACCGAGCCGCATCGTCGAGTACAAGCCGATCATCGACGCCGCGCTCGCGGTCACCGAGCACCAGCCCGAGCACGTCGTGGTGTACCAGCGCGAGGCCGCGGCCGCGGAGCTGTCCGGTACCGACCTCGACTGGGTCGACCTGGTGGAAGGCGCCGAGCCGGTCGATCCGGTGCCGGTGCGGGCGACCGATCCGCTGTACATCCTCTACACGTCCGGCACCACCGGGAAGCCGAAGGGCGTGGTGCGTGACGCCGGCGGGCACGCGGTCGCGCTGGCCTGGTCGATGGGTGCGATCTACGACGTGCACGCAGGCGACGTCTGGTGGACCGCGTCCGACGTCGGCTGGGTCGTCGGGCACTCCTACATCGTCTACGCGCCGCTCCTGGTGGGCGCGACCACCGTGCTGTACGAAGGGAAACCCGTCGGCACGCCGGACGCGGGCGCGTTCTGGCGGGTCATCTCGGAACACGGCGTGCAGGCACTGTTCACCGCACCGACGGCGTTGCGCGCGGTGAAGCGGGTGGACCCGGACGCGGCCGAGCTGGCGAAGTACGACCTGAGCGCGTTCCGCACGTTGTTCCTGGCCGGGGAGCGACTCGATCCGGAGACCTACCGCTGGGCGCACGACATCCTCGGCACCCCGGTGGTGGATCACTGGTGGCAGACCGAGACCGGCTGGCCCATCGCGGCGAACCTCCGCGGCCTGGAACCGATGCCGGCGAAACCGGGTTCGGCGACGAAGCCCGTACCGGGCTGGGACGTGCGCATCCTCGGCCAGTCGGGCGAGGAACTGCCGGCGGGGCAGGAGGGCGCGATCGCGCTGAAACTCCCGCTGCCGCCCGGTTCGCTGACCACGTTGTGGGGCGACGACGAGCGCTACCGCGAGGCCTATCTGTCGCGGTACCCGGGCTACTACCTCACCGGCGACTCCGGTCACCTCGATGAGGACGGCTACCTGTTCGTCATGGGCCGCACCGACGACGTGATCAACGTGGCCGGGCACCGGTTGTCGACCGGGTCGATGGAGGCGGTGCTGGCCGCGCATCCGGCGGTGGCGGAATGCGCGGTGATCGGCGTGGCCGACCAGCTCAAGGGCCAGGTGCCACGCGGGTTCGTGGTGCTGAAGGCGGGCGTGGACGTCACCGAGGAGCAGTTGCGGGAAGAACTCGTGGCCATGGTCCGTCGCGATATCGGCCCGGTGGCGGCGTTTCGCGACGTGTCCGTGGTCGCCGCGCTGCCGAAGACGCGGTCGGGGAAGATCCTGCGCAAGACCATGCGTGGCATCGCCGACGGCCGCGACGAGCCGGTCCCCTCGACCATCGAAGATCCGGGCGTGCTGGACACGTTGCGTACGGTGCTACGCCCCTGA
- a CDS encoding serine/threonine-protein kinase, with translation MSDFASALLSFAHTLFGPGFCPGDWVWATTTAGALVALFPALGALVVALVRKGTGNRYDATTLTVFGLIGVVSVLVLPWLLSNGISETFRAAAAGGHTGLSVSETQTLNQDYCSFVGVQKTYLGGGSNIYETLFYPHGIKLSYALYLLAFTVLPLGSLLFVMLQARTAFRRGPKWPSRFFWIPFVVMALASVGMTANTAVHFWLGFLPFSVLGLIPVALVGPPAWSVINRPEPRRDEPPAAQPPPPREQLPPPPVNKPYPATALASAPEPPPPGALAAMPGPVPLPPGSRGAGGSRYRRVRRLGHGGFGTVWEAVDTQLNRTVALKIAHAPDRDTEERMQREARALAVVNHPNCVRVYDLAEEPDGLALVMEYLEGRPLAEVVDGQGPLDDVAAGRLWATMAGALVAAHEKGVLHRDIKPSNVILDPVGLAHLIDFGIARSQGDSKMTATGMMIGTPDFVAPEQAMGAPASPASDAWQLAATVSYALAGQPPRGTRETPMAALMAAARADPVSHLPRRSAHARILAASLDPEPRRRPTLNSVRREVEGWLSRAGKSPDGPVTQIVPRRSPR, from the coding sequence GTGAGCGATTTCGCGAGCGCGCTGCTCTCGTTCGCGCACACCCTGTTCGGCCCGGGTTTCTGCCCGGGTGACTGGGTGTGGGCGACGACCACAGCGGGTGCGCTCGTCGCGCTCTTCCCGGCGCTGGGTGCGCTGGTCGTCGCGCTCGTTCGCAAGGGAACCGGCAACCGTTACGACGCCACCACGCTCACCGTGTTCGGCCTGATCGGCGTGGTCAGCGTGCTGGTGCTGCCGTGGCTGCTGTCCAACGGCATCTCCGAGACCTTCCGCGCCGCCGCTGCCGGCGGGCATACCGGGCTCTCGGTTTCCGAGACGCAGACGCTGAACCAGGACTACTGCTCGTTCGTCGGGGTGCAGAAGACCTACCTCGGCGGCGGTTCGAACATCTACGAGACGCTGTTCTACCCGCACGGCATCAAGCTTTCCTACGCGCTGTACCTGCTGGCCTTCACCGTGCTGCCACTCGGCTCGCTGCTGTTCGTGATGCTGCAGGCGCGTACCGCGTTCCGCCGCGGTCCGAAGTGGCCGTCGCGCTTCTTCTGGATTCCGTTCGTGGTGATGGCGCTCGCCAGCGTCGGCATGACGGCCAACACGGCGGTGCACTTCTGGCTCGGCTTCCTGCCCTTCAGCGTGCTCGGGCTGATCCCGGTCGCGCTCGTCGGGCCGCCGGCCTGGTCGGTGATCAACCGGCCGGAACCACGGCGTGACGAGCCGCCCGCCGCGCAGCCGCCCCCGCCGCGTGAGCAGCTGCCCCCGCCGCCGGTGAACAAGCCGTACCCCGCCACCGCGCTCGCGTCCGCGCCGGAGCCGCCACCGCCGGGCGCGCTCGCCGCGATGCCCGGACCGGTCCCGCTGCCACCCGGATCCCGTGGTGCCGGCGGCAGCCGCTACCGGCGGGTCCGCCGGCTCGGCCACGGTGGCTTCGGCACCGTGTGGGAGGCGGTCGACACCCAGCTCAACCGCACTGTCGCGCTGAAGATCGCGCACGCGCCCGACCGTGACACCGAGGAGCGCATGCAGCGTGAGGCGCGGGCGCTGGCCGTGGTGAACCACCCGAACTGCGTGCGGGTGTACGACCTGGCCGAGGAGCCGGACGGGCTCGCGCTGGTGATGGAGTACCTGGAGGGCCGTCCGCTCGCCGAGGTGGTCGACGGTCAGGGGCCGCTCGACGACGTCGCGGCCGGGCGGCTGTGGGCCACCATGGCAGGCGCACTCGTGGCGGCACACGAGAAGGGCGTGCTGCACCGCGACATCAAGCCGTCGAACGTGATCCTCGACCCGGTCGGGCTGGCGCACCTGATCGACTTCGGCATCGCGCGCAGTCAGGGCGATTCGAAGATGACCGCCACCGGGATGATGATCGGCACCCCCGATTTCGTGGCGCCCGAGCAGGCGATGGGCGCGCCAGCCAGCCCCGCTTCGGACGCCTGGCAGCTCGCCGCCACGGTCAGCTACGCGCTCGCCGGGCAGCCGCCGCGCGGTACCCGCGAGACGCCGATGGCCGCGCTGATGGCGGCCGCGCGCGCCGATCCGGTGTCGCACCTGCCGCGTCGTTCCGCGCACGCCCGCATCCTCGCCGCCTCGCTCGACCCGGAGCCGCGCCGCCGTCCGACGCTCAACTCCGTGCGGCGTGAGGTGGAGGGCTGGCTCAGCCGGGCCGGAAAGTCGCCGGACGGCCCCGTCACACAGATCGTGCCGCGCCGCTCCCCTCGCTGA
- a CDS encoding class I SAM-dependent methyltransferase, with protein MPMNLMHRKLCSSEKWAAAVAEVLPGWLARFDLGDDVLEIGPGFGATTRVLLEKVPRLSVLEIDPASTRLLREKFGDRAEVVEGSGAEMPFESGRFSAVVCFTMLHHVPTNALQDAIFSEAARVLRPGGLYCGVDSQLSFRFRLLHLGDTMNVLDAATLPARLGAAGFTEVDVRHQPKQQVEFSAAKPS; from the coding sequence ATGCCGATGAACCTGATGCACCGCAAGCTCTGCAGCTCGGAGAAGTGGGCCGCGGCCGTGGCCGAGGTGCTGCCGGGCTGGCTGGCGCGGTTCGACCTCGGCGACGACGTACTGGAGATCGGCCCCGGCTTCGGCGCCACCACGCGGGTGCTGCTGGAGAAGGTGCCACGGCTGAGCGTGCTGGAGATCGACCCGGCCTCCACCCGGCTGCTGCGGGAGAAGTTCGGCGACCGCGCCGAGGTGGTCGAGGGCAGTGGCGCGGAAATGCCATTCGAGAGCGGCCGGTTCTCCGCCGTCGTGTGCTTCACGATGCTGCACCACGTACCGACGAACGCCTTGCAGGACGCCATCTTCTCCGAGGCCGCCCGGGTACTGCGGCCCGGCGGTCTTTACTGCGGAGTGGACAGTCAGCTCAGCTTCCGGTTCCGCCTGCTGCACCTGGGCGACACCATGAACGTGCTCGACGCCGCCACACTGCCCGCCCGGCTTGGCGCAGCCGGCTTCACCGAAGTCGACGTGCGGCACCAACCGAAACAGCAGGTGGAGTTTTCCGCCGCGAAACCCTCGTGA
- a CDS encoding AraC family transcriptional regulator — MLVGDLSLPAGAWFPWHDHPVHQLVWSARGIAAVTVDDAHWVLPPSRALWVPAGVWHRTGTLGHADLRGIYADPERCPVGWPQPRLVAVRPLLRELLEYLSAEGLAAAPRKRAEAVAFDLLEPLEVTTITVPTPADPRARDAAAVVLADPADARGLAELGRVVGASERTLARAFTRDCRMTFGTWRTQVRLRAALPLLAAGLPMTTVAHRVGYATASAFVAAFRRAVGVPPGAYFSATIDATVSARTAATSRPASARS; from the coding sequence ATGCTCGTCGGCGATCTTTCGCTGCCGGCAGGCGCCTGGTTTCCATGGCACGATCACCCGGTTCACCAGCTGGTCTGGTCCGCGCGCGGGATCGCCGCGGTCACCGTGGACGACGCGCACTGGGTGCTGCCACCCAGCCGTGCGCTCTGGGTGCCCGCCGGGGTCTGGCACCGCACCGGCACCCTCGGTCACGCCGACCTGCGGGGCATCTACGCCGACCCGGAGCGCTGCCCGGTCGGCTGGCCGCAGCCGCGGCTGGTGGCCGTGCGGCCGCTGCTGCGGGAACTCCTGGAGTACCTGTCCGCCGAAGGACTGGCCGCCGCACCACGGAAACGGGCCGAGGCGGTGGCGTTCGACCTGCTCGAACCACTCGAGGTCACCACGATCACGGTGCCCACGCCGGCGGATCCGCGGGCCAGGGACGCGGCGGCGGTGGTGCTCGCCGATCCGGCGGACGCCCGTGGGCTGGCCGAGCTGGGCCGGGTCGTCGGGGCGAGCGAGCGGACGCTGGCCCGCGCGTTCACCCGGGACTGCCGGATGACCTTCGGGACCTGGCGCACCCAGGTGCGGCTGCGTGCGGCGCTGCCGCTGCTGGCCGCCGGGCTGCCGATGACCACGGTCGCGCACCGCGTCGGATACGCGACGGCGAGCGCGTTCGTCGCCGCGTTCCGCCGGGCGGTCGGGGTGCCGCCGGGCGCCTACTTCAGCGCCACGATCGATGCCACGGTCAGCGCCAGGACGGCAGCCACATCTCGGCCTGCCAGTGCTCGTTCGTGA
- a CDS encoding dolichyl-phosphate-mannose--protein mannosyltransferase has product MTALLTRADDGGARPEPVDALLPPTDREATLLGRAMPTDRLRGWVVTLVLTAIGAIVRLQNLGLATDKGTPVFDEKHYVPQAAQMLRNGGYEDNAGYELIVHPPLAKDFIAFGEWLFGYNAWGWRFVPALAGTLIVLLTVRVARRLTRSTLLGGIAGVLVICDGVLHLQSRMGMLDIFIALFVLAAFACVLADRDQVRHRLAVAVREGWAGESPWGPKLGFRWWRFGAGLMIGLTFGVKWSALYYIAGFGLLTVFFDVAARRAAGVERPWLGTIRRDVLPALWAIVAVPLLMYLASFWAWFASETATDRHYTEIKDVDPGLFGWIPPALRSLADYSANVLHFHETLLTPKDNPHPWESKPWTWPMGLRPMLYYYDGTVTGCGESRCVGATMLIGTPAMWWLAVPVLGWGLWRSFFRADWRYVAVLAGYFAGYLPWFTNIDRQMYYFYATPLAPFLVLGLVLVLGQILGSARRGFERRGTGLLVVALYTGLVVANFAWLWPILNGMPITNEHWQAEMWLPSWR; this is encoded by the coding sequence GTGACCGCGCTGCTGACCCGTGCCGACGACGGCGGTGCGCGGCCGGAACCGGTCGACGCGCTGCTGCCCCCGACCGACCGCGAGGCCACGCTGCTCGGCCGGGCGATGCCCACCGACCGCCTCCGCGGCTGGGTGGTCACGCTCGTGCTCACCGCCATCGGCGCGATCGTCCGGCTGCAGAACCTCGGGTTGGCCACGGACAAGGGCACCCCGGTCTTCGACGAGAAGCACTACGTGCCGCAGGCAGCGCAGATGCTGCGCAACGGCGGGTACGAGGACAACGCCGGCTACGAGCTGATCGTCCACCCGCCGCTGGCCAAGGACTTCATCGCGTTCGGCGAATGGCTGTTCGGCTACAACGCCTGGGGCTGGCGGTTCGTGCCGGCTCTCGCGGGCACGCTGATCGTGCTGCTCACCGTGCGCGTCGCGCGGCGGCTGACCCGTTCGACGCTGCTCGGCGGGATCGCCGGAGTGCTGGTGATCTGCGACGGCGTGCTGCACCTGCAGTCCCGGATGGGCATGCTCGACATCTTCATCGCGCTGTTCGTGCTCGCCGCGTTCGCCTGCGTGCTGGCCGACCGTGACCAGGTGCGCCACCGGCTCGCGGTGGCGGTGCGTGAGGGCTGGGCCGGCGAGTCCCCGTGGGGGCCGAAGCTCGGCTTCCGCTGGTGGCGCTTCGGTGCCGGGCTGATGATCGGCCTGACCTTCGGGGTCAAATGGTCCGCGCTCTACTACATCGCCGGGTTCGGCCTGCTCACCGTGTTCTTCGACGTCGCGGCGCGGCGGGCGGCGGGCGTGGAGCGGCCGTGGCTGGGCACCATCCGCCGGGACGTGCTGCCCGCGCTGTGGGCGATCGTGGCCGTGCCGCTGCTGATGTACCTGGCCTCGTTCTGGGCCTGGTTCGCCAGCGAGACGGCCACCGACCGGCACTACACCGAGATCAAGGACGTCGACCCCGGGCTGTTCGGCTGGATCCCGCCCGCGCTGCGCTCGCTCGCCGACTACAGCGCGAACGTGCTGCACTTCCACGAAACCCTGCTGACTCCCAAGGACAATCCGCATCCCTGGGAATCGAAGCCGTGGACGTGGCCGATGGGGCTGCGCCCGATGCTCTACTACTACGACGGCACGGTGACCGGCTGCGGCGAGTCCCGCTGTGTCGGCGCGACCATGCTGATCGGCACGCCGGCGATGTGGTGGCTGGCCGTTCCGGTGCTGGGCTGGGGACTGTGGCGTTCGTTCTTCCGCGCCGACTGGCGCTACGTCGCGGTGCTCGCCGGCTACTTCGCCGGGTACCTGCCCTGGTTCACCAACATCGACCGGCAGATGTACTACTTCTACGCCACGCCGCTGGCGCCGTTCCTGGTGCTCGGGCTGGTGCTCGTGCTCGGGCAGATCCTCGGCAGCGCGAGACGCGGTTTCGAGCGCCGGGGCACCGGTCTGCTCGTCGTCGCGCTCTACACCGGGCTCGTGGTGGCCAACTTCGCCTGGCTGTGGCCGATCCTCAACGGGATGCCGATCACGAACGAGCACTGGCAGGCCGAGATGTGGCTGCCGTCCTGGCGCTGA
- the rsmI gene encoding 16S rRNA (cytidine(1402)-2'-O)-methyltransferase — translation MISSPGRLVLAATPLGDPGDASARLVEALGTAEVIAAEDTRRLRTLASALGVSPAGRVVSFYEDVETARLPKLLESLRSGENVLLVTDAGMPSVSDPGFRLVAACVAEDLPVTCLPGPSAVTTALALSGLPCDRFCFEGFAPRKPGERSKWLTELATERRTAVFFESPHRLAATLAAAAETLGGQRRAAVCRELTKTYEEVKRGTLASLSEWANGGVRGEITVVLQGATRAEVSVADLVGEVSARVADGERLKTAAAEVAESAGVSKKELYDAVVASRK, via the coding sequence ATGATCTCCTCGCCTGGACGGCTCGTGCTCGCCGCCACCCCGCTGGGCGATCCCGGGGACGCCTCGGCACGCCTGGTCGAAGCGCTCGGCACGGCGGAAGTGATCGCGGCCGAGGACACCCGGCGGCTGCGCACTTTGGCGTCCGCGCTGGGCGTGTCCCCGGCCGGCCGGGTCGTCAGCTTCTACGAGGACGTCGAGACGGCGCGGCTGCCGAAACTGCTCGAATCCTTGCGCAGTGGGGAAAACGTCCTGCTCGTCACCGATGCCGGAATGCCGAGTGTGTCCGACCCCGGGTTCCGGCTGGTGGCCGCGTGCGTGGCGGAAGACCTGCCGGTCACCTGCCTGCCCGGCCCGTCCGCGGTGACCACGGCGCTGGCGTTGTCCGGGCTGCCGTGCGACCGGTTCTGCTTCGAGGGTTTCGCCCCGCGCAAACCGGGGGAGCGCTCGAAATGGCTGACGGAGCTGGCGACCGAACGCCGGACCGCGGTGTTCTTCGAATCGCCGCACCGCCTGGCCGCCACCCTGGCCGCCGCGGCTGAGACGCTCGGTGGGCAGCGCCGTGCCGCGGTGTGCCGTGAGCTGACCAAGACGTACGAAGAAGTCAAACGCGGCACGCTGGCTTCGCTTTCGGAGTGGGCGAACGGCGGTGTACGCGGCGAGATCACTGTGGTCCTGCAGGGGGCGACGCGGGCCGAGGTGTCCGTCGCGGACCTGGTCGGGGAAGTCAGCGCTCGCGTCGCCGACGGGGAGCGGCTGAAAACGGCGGCCGCGGAGGTCGCCGAGTCCGCCGGTGTGTCCAAAAAGGAGCTCTACGACGCGGTCGTCGCGTCGCGGAAGTGA